ATGTTACAGTTAAACATTTTTTCCAAGAACCTTTTTCAGGCAAAGATATTATTAAACAAGGAAAGATATTGTCGTTATCTTTAGATGAGAGCGTAGCTGAGAAGCTTAAAGCTGCTATTTCACGATTAACGCCTGCGATTAGGGATTATTATGACCTGGGCCATTTCATTAAGAGCGGGTTTAATTTTGCGCATCGAGATTTCTTAAAAATGGTCAATAAGAAATTAAGCCTTGATGGGTATAAAAGAGATTATTCGTATAATCTGGGTTTGTCTGGACAAGCAATTGAAGAACTAAAAAGAATCAGAGACAAAGATCTTACTCCTATGATTAGAACTGATGAAAAGTTTGATTTGGATCTGGTTTTAGCTTATTTTAATAAACTATTTGATCAGATGAAAGCGTAATTATTATATGTCAAGTGACGCAGAAATGCTTAAAACGCTAAGTAGGATATAAAAATGAATAATAACAAATGCAACCGCTGTAATGAAAAAAGTCCTTCAGGATGATATTTATCGCATCTCTCGCGTTTATATAGTTTAAGAGCGGTTCACCCATCCCCATAAGTACTGTCTCTATCTCTCTATCATCAAGTAAGATTAGACCTGCTTTATAACTCAAGCCTTTCTTATCTCCTGCTGTTCTAGAGTCTTTGTAGTACAGGAAAGGAATATCTTTATCTATCTTAGTATGCATATCTTTAGAGAGAGTTGTAATATCTAGAAATGAGTCTATATTATCCTGGAATAGTGCTTTATAGAGCTGCTCTACTCTGTAGGGTTTTAAGTCCTTAAATAAGCTTTTTGTTTGTCGGTTCTACTTGTAATCATATAAGGAATATATAT
The Candidatus Kaelpia imicola genome window above contains:
- a CDS encoding nucleotidyl transferase AbiEii/AbiGii toxin family protein, with amino-acid sequence VTVKHFFQEPFSGKDIIKQGKILSLSLDESVAEKLKAAISRLTPAIRDYYDLGHFIKSGFNFAHRDFLKMVNKKLSLDGYKRDYSYNLGLSGQAIEELKRIRDKDLTPMIRTDEKFDLDLVLAYFNKLFDQMKA